In Bacteroidia bacterium, a genomic segment contains:
- a CDS encoding alginate export family protein, protein MKKIVYLTLIIAMISLNGFSQFSLTGEFRPRGEFRHGYKQLSDDSLRKDPAVLISQRTRLNLNYSAEKYKVGLSLQDVRLWGDQIPKEDVASTAVYQAWLAYKLCDSLWIKMGRQEIFFDDKVLMSTNNWNQNAQVHDALKLTYSKNKTSVDFVSAYNNSSDQLVGNDYILYDKNYKLMNILWLSKKFGKINTHIAGINDGYQKAGTKATIYMRYTYGGGFDIPFSTFLFQGRGFYQSGKNNAGKEIAAYYFSANLTDTIIKNFIATAGIFYASGTDATDTANKKINAFDPLYGTNHSIHGNMDYFTSLTKNTANAGLNDIYLKLAYKCCKNTTITLDYHFFMLQNKCVKNNVTLNKNLGSEIDLGAKFNLSKEASLELGYAYLMAQTSLETLSGGDKNSLNHWAYIMFTLKPKFL, encoded by the coding sequence ATGAAAAAAATAGTTTATTTGACTTTAATTATTGCTATGATTAGCTTAAATGGTTTTTCGCAATTTTCATTAACCGGTGAATTCAGACCCCGTGGGGAATTCAGACATGGTTACAAACAATTATCAGACGATTCATTAAGAAAAGATCCTGCAGTTTTAATCAGTCAACGTACAAGATTAAACTTAAATTACAGTGCCGAAAAATATAAAGTTGGTTTATCATTGCAAGATGTTCGCTTGTGGGGTGATCAGATTCCAAAAGAAGACGTTGCATCAACAGCAGTTTATCAGGCATGGCTGGCATATAAACTCTGTGATAGCTTGTGGATAAAAATGGGTCGTCAGGAAATATTCTTTGACGATAAGGTTTTAATGAGTACAAACAATTGGAATCAGAATGCACAGGTTCATGATGCTTTAAAATTAACATATAGCAAAAACAAGACAAGCGTTGACTTTGTTTCTGCATATAACAATTCCTCTGATCAGCTTGTAGGGAATGATTATATTTTATATGACAAAAATTATAAGCTAATGAATATATTATGGCTATCAAAAAAATTCGGGAAAATAAATACTCACATAGCCGGTATTAATGATGGTTACCAAAAAGCCGGAACAAAAGCTACAATATATATGCGCTATACCTATGGCGGAGGCTTTGACATTCCTTTCAGTACATTTTTATTTCAGGGAAGAGGTTTTTATCAATCAGGAAAAAACAATGCAGGAAAAGAAATAGCTGCATATTATTTTAGTGCAAATTTAACTGATACAATAATTAAAAACTTTATTGCAACTGCGGGTATTTTTTATGCTTCGGGAACCGATGCAACTGATACTGCTAACAAAAAAATAAATGCATTCGATCCATTATACGGAACAAATCATAGCATTCATGGCAATATGGATTATTTCACTTCATTAACAAAGAATACAGCAAATGCAGGATTAAATGATATTTATTTAAAACTTGCATATAAATGTTGTAAAAACACTACTATAACGCTGGATTATCATTTTTTTATGCTTCAAAACAAATGTGTAAAAAATAATGTAACACTTAATAAAAACCTTGGTTCAGAAATCGACTTAGGTGCAAAATTTAATCTATCAAAAGAAGCCTCACTTGAGCTTGGCTATGCATATTTAATGGCTCAAACCTCATTAGAAACTTTATCAGGTGGAGATAAAAACAGTCTTAACCATTGGGCGTATATTATGTTTACTTTAAAGCCGAAGTTTTTGTAA
- the pstA gene encoding phosphate ABC transporter permease PstA, protein MKLKKTEEIIFKGLMYLSVSFITASLFLIVFSIFYKGLPSLSWEMVSQTPKGGFYFGKEGGILNAIIGSLYLSIGATILAMLFGIPIALFMNVYLRKYNRFVNGIRFFLDLLWGIPSIVYGAFGFTIMVMLGIKTSLLAGIITVSIFILPIMVRALDEVLKTVPVGLFEASLSLGSTRSETAFRVFIRQTIPGLATAILLSFGRAIGDAASVLFTTGYTDHIPTSVMQPTATLPLAIFFQLGSPIEEVRSRAYSSALILTIIILLISVIARVVSAKYNKHRIKF, encoded by the coding sequence ATGAAACTAAAGAAAACTGAAGAAATTATTTTCAAAGGTCTGATGTATTTGTCGGTATCTTTTATTACTGCATCTTTATTTCTAATTGTTTTCAGTATTTTTTACAAAGGTTTACCATCTTTGTCGTGGGAAATGGTTAGCCAGACACCAAAAGGTGGTTTTTACTTCGGAAAAGAAGGCGGAATATTAAATGCAATTATCGGTTCATTATATTTATCAATAGGAGCAACAATACTAGCAATGCTTTTTGGAATTCCTATAGCACTTTTCATGAACGTATATTTAAGAAAATATAACCGATTCGTAAATGGTATAAGATTCTTTCTTGATTTGTTATGGGGAATACCTTCTATTGTTTATGGCGCATTCGGATTTACTATTATGGTTATGCTCGGTATTAAAACCTCATTACTTGCAGGTATTATAACAGTAAGCATATTTATATTGCCAATAATGGTTAGAGCATTGGATGAAGTTTTAAAAACTGTTCCCGTAGGCTTATTTGAAGCTTCACTTTCACTTGGTTCTACAAGGTCCGAAACTGCATTTAGAGTTTTTATCCGTCAGACTATTCCTGGTTTAGCAACTGCTATTTTATTATCATTCGGACGCGCAATCGGCGATGCTGCTTCAGTACTGTTCACAACAGGATATACTGATCATATACCTACTTCTGTAATGCAACCTACTGCAACTTTGCCGCTGGCAATATTCTTCCAGTTGGGTTCACCAATTGAAGAAGTAAGAAGCAGAGCATATTCATCAGCATTAATTTTAACAATAATCATTTTATTGATTTCTGTAATTGCAAGAGTTGTATCAGCAAAGTATAACAAACACCGTATTAAATTCTAA
- the pbpC gene encoding penicillin-binding protein 1C — protein sequence MRLFNPRLLILFALIVISAIVVKCLTKNLFNSPISFVITDKDDNLLGAKIAEDGQWRFPVIKNVPEKFTYAITTFEDKRFFFHKGIDAIAIIRAIYLNIKHKKIISGGSTLTMQVARLSQNNPPRTFFQKLYELLLAYAIEISYSKEEILKLYASNAPFGGNVVGLQAASWRYFGRMPDQLSWAETSMLAVLPNSPALVHLGKNREKLKIKRDLLLDNLFKSGIIDRETCILSKDEPIPDKPNDFPQEAPHLLARLILETNHDTKNNVHFVKTTISEKLQNDAILVLERYKPNLIGNGIQNSAAIILEVETGNTLAYVGNYNNPEDNKNGCQVDILNAPRSTGSILKPMLYAAMLNSGEILPNALVPDIPIQIGSYSPKNFSKGYDGAVPAHRALAKSLNVPAVKMLQAFGVQRFIFVLQKAGLKTINRTADDYGLSLILGGCEAKLFEVTGMYASLARTLNHYNLTGRYTKSDFHDPFITENNIKKQSPNENNSWINAAAIWYTFQAMLDVDRPVEESNWEMFSSGRKVAWKTGTSFGFRDGWAIGVTPKYAIGVWVGNADGEGRPELTGIKVAAPILFDLFSLLPNNNEWFSEPTSNMIKSTICSKSGFLASDICDETEEVFIPANGINFKKCPYHKLIHLDKTEEFQVHSDCEETSQMIHKSWFVLPPTMEFYFKSKNNYYVTLPPFREDCKEKLFANPNKVMEIIYPKNYTQIYIPKELDGKTGSAVFEVAHRKSNSIIFWHVDHKFLCETKGLHQAAITANPGKHTLTLTDEDGETLSIIFEVLDKEQK from the coding sequence AAATTTATTTAACTCTCCAATTAGTTTTGTAATTACCGATAAAGATGATAATCTACTTGGAGCAAAAATTGCGGAAGATGGACAATGGCGTTTTCCGGTAATAAAAAATGTTCCGGAAAAATTTACATACGCAATTACAACTTTTGAAGATAAAAGATTTTTTTTTCACAAAGGAATTGATGCAATAGCAATTATTAGAGCTATATATTTAAACATTAAACACAAAAAAATAATTAGTGGTGGAAGCACTTTAACAATGCAGGTAGCACGCCTTTCCCAAAATAATCCTCCACGAACTTTTTTTCAAAAATTATATGAATTGCTTTTAGCATATGCAATAGAAATAAGCTATTCTAAAGAAGAAATTCTTAAACTTTATGCATCCAATGCACCATTTGGAGGAAATGTAGTTGGTTTACAGGCGGCTTCATGGAGATATTTTGGAAGAATGCCTGACCAGCTTTCATGGGCGGAAACAAGTATGTTAGCAGTATTACCTAATAGTCCGGCATTAGTACACCTTGGTAAAAACAGAGAAAAACTCAAAATTAAAAGAGACTTACTATTAGATAATTTATTTAAATCTGGAATTATTGACAGAGAAACATGTATTCTCTCAAAAGATGAACCTATTCCTGATAAACCAAATGATTTTCCGCAGGAAGCCCCACATCTGCTTGCCAGATTAATACTCGAAACGAATCACGACACAAAAAACAATGTACACTTTGTTAAAACAACAATCTCAGAAAAACTTCAGAACGATGCAATTCTTGTTTTAGAAAGATATAAACCTAATCTGATTGGAAATGGCATTCAAAATTCGGCAGCAATAATTTTAGAAGTTGAAACAGGAAATACATTAGCATATGTAGGCAATTACAATAACCCTGAAGACAACAAGAATGGATGTCAAGTAGATATTTTAAATGCACCTAGAAGCACAGGAAGTATATTAAAACCGATGCTTTATGCTGCAATGTTAAACTCAGGGGAAATTTTACCAAATGCTCTTGTTCCTGATATTCCAATTCAGATAGGAAGTTATTCGCCAAAGAATTTCAGTAAAGGATATGACGGTGCTGTTCCGGCACACAGAGCCTTGGCAAAATCATTAAATGTTCCTGCTGTTAAAATGCTACAGGCATTTGGAGTGCAAAGATTTATATTTGTCTTACAAAAGGCAGGTTTAAAAACAATAAACAGAACTGCCGATGATTATGGATTATCACTTATTTTAGGCGGCTGTGAGGCAAAGCTTTTTGAAGTTACCGGTATGTATGCATCATTAGCAAGAACATTAAACCATTATAATCTTACAGGCAGATATACAAAAAGCGATTTTCATGATCCATTTATCACTGAAAACAACATAAAAAAACAAAGTCCGAATGAAAATAATTCATGGATAAATGCTGCCGCAATATGGTATACTTTTCAGGCAATGTTAGATGTTGACCGACCGGTGGAAGAAAGTAACTGGGAAATGTTTTCTTCGGGTAGAAAAGTAGCATGGAAAACCGGAACCAGTTTTGGGTTTCGCGATGGATGGGCTATTGGGGTTACGCCAAAATATGCTATTGGTGTTTGGGTTGGAAATGCCGATGGCGAAGGACGTCCGGAGCTTACAGGAATAAAAGTTGCTGCCCCTATTTTATTCGACTTATTCAGCTTGCTTCCTAATAATAACGAATGGTTTTCTGAGCCAACTTCTAATATGATTAAATCAACAATATGCAGTAAAAGTGGTTTTCTTGCATCAGATATTTGTGATGAAACTGAAGAAGTATTTATTCCTGCAAACGGCATCAATTTTAAAAAATGTCCTTATCATAAACTTATTCATCTCGACAAAACCGAAGAATTTCAGGTACACAGTGACTGTGAGGAAACTTCACAAATGATACATAAATCATGGTTTGTTCTCCCTCCTACTATGGAGTTTTATTTTAAAAGCAAAAATAATTATTACGTTACACTGCCACCATTTCGCGAAGATTGTAAAGAAAAACTTTTTGCTAATCCAAATAAAGTAATGGAAATTATTTATCCTAAAAACTATACTCAGATTTATATCCCTAAAGAACTTGACGGAAAAACCGGAAGTGCTGTTTTTGAAGTCGCACACAGAAAATCAAATTCAATAATTTTCTGGCATGTTGATCATAAATTTTTATGCGAAACAAAAGGATTACATCAAGCTGCTATTACTGCTAATCCAGGAAAACATACGCTTACTCTCACAGATGAAGACGGTGAAACACTTTCAATAATTTTTGAAGTGCTTGATAAAGAGCAGAAATAA
- the pstC gene encoding phosphate ABC transporter permease subunit PstC, translated as MSLLSRKFRDKTALFWMVISLVILLLMPILLAVGLYLKSLPILHEQSFFDLITESEWKPMQGKFGFLPFITSSLWVTFLSVLIAAPVCILTAIYLTQYARKKVLAFMHPVIDILAGLPSVIYGVWGVLIVVPFISKTVAPFFGLQTSGYTILAGAIVLSIMVIPFILNILIEVFRTIPEELTEASLSVGATKWETIKYVLLKKAYPGIISATGLGVARAFGETIAVLMVVGNVVQVPTSVFDSGYPLPALIANNYGEMLSIPRYDSALMLAALILFGIVLLFNFLSRMAIIRSEKNQ; from the coding sequence ATGAGCTTATTAAGTAGAAAATTTCGCGATAAAACTGCCCTTTTCTGGATGGTAATATCATTGGTAATTCTATTACTGATGCCAATTTTACTTGCCGTTGGTTTATATTTAAAATCGTTGCCTATACTTCATGAACAATCCTTTTTTGATTTAATTACTGAATCGGAATGGAAACCTATGCAGGGTAAATTCGGATTTTTACCTTTTATAACAAGCTCATTGTGGGTTACATTTCTATCTGTTTTAATTGCTGCACCTGTATGTATTCTTACTGCAATATATTTAACACAGTACGCAAGAAAGAAAGTATTAGCTTTTATGCACCCTGTAATTGACATTCTAGCAGGACTTCCATCTGTTATTTACGGAGTCTGGGGAGTATTAATTGTTGTACCATTTATTTCAAAAACTGTTGCACCATTCTTTGGTTTACAAACTTCGGGATATACTATTCTTGCAGGAGCTATAGTATTATCAATAATGGTTATTCCTTTTATTTTAAATATTTTGATAGAAGTTTTCAGAACAATTCCTGAAGAACTTACAGAGGCATCATTATCAGTTGGAGCAACAAAATGGGAAACAATTAAATACGTTTTGTTAAAAAAAGCTTATCCAGGAATTATTTCTGCAACCGGACTGGGTGTTGCACGAGCATTTGGTGAAACCATAGCTGTACTTATGGTAGTAGGGAATGTTGTACAAGTTCCAACATCGGTTTTTGATTCAGGTTATCCCCTACCCGCATTAATTGCTAATAATTATGGCGAGATGCTTTCTATTCCAAGATATGACTCGGCATTAATGCTTGCTGCATTAATATTATTTGGAATAGTGTTATTATTTAATTTCTTATCACGAATGGCAATAATCCGTTCAGAAAAAAATCAGTAA
- a CDS encoding phosphate ABC transporter ATP-binding protein, with protein sequence MKSKIDIKNLNLFIGKQQILNNVNVQIPENKITIILGPSGCGKTTLLKSLNRLTDLYEDVKVTGEIIIDNEDILHSSQDVTAIRKKMGLLAQRPYPLPMSIYKNVAYGIRISDSENKKTISQRVEHHLKQVNLWEEVKDRLHSPASRLSIGQQQRLCLARGLAVDPEIILADEPTSALDPISSQAIEQKFIELKEQYTVVMVTHILRQARRIADYVIFMYLGEVVECGTAEEFFSNPKEERTKAYLKGAFN encoded by the coding sequence ATGAAATCAAAAATCGACATAAAAAATCTTAATTTATTCATCGGAAAGCAACAAATTCTGAATAATGTTAATGTTCAGATTCCCGAAAATAAAATTACTATTATCCTTGGTCCGTCAGGGTGCGGAAAAACTACACTACTAAAAAGCTTAAACAGACTAACTGATTTGTATGAAGATGTAAAAGTCACTGGTGAAATAATAATAGACAATGAAGATATTTTGCATTCAAGTCAGGATGTTACAGCAATCAGAAAAAAAATGGGATTACTTGCACAGCGCCCCTACCCGCTTCCAATGTCAATTTATAAAAATGTGGCATACGGAATCAGAATCTCAGATAGTGAAAATAAAAAAACAATATCACAACGTGTAGAACACCATCTGAAACAGGTAAATTTATGGGAAGAAGTTAAAGATCGTTTACACAGCCCTGCTTCGAGATTAAGTATTGGTCAGCAACAAAGGTTATGTCTGGCACGTGGTTTAGCTGTTGATCCTGAAATTATTCTTGCCGACGAACCAACCTCTGCTCTCGACCCTATTTCGAGTCAGGCTATAGAACAAAAATTTATCGAGCTAAAAGAACAATATACAGTAGTGATGGTAACTCATATTTTAAGACAGGCAAGAAGAATTGCAGATTATGTAATATTCATGTATTTAGGCGAAGTTGTTGAGTGTGGTACTGCTGAAGAATTTTTCTCGAACCCAAAAGAGGAAAGGACTAAAGCATATTTGAAGGGAGCTTTTAATTAA
- a CDS encoding substrate-binding domain-containing protein yields MKTLHFLSLALISATLTLQVSCSNNTTETTDKNKLSGNISISGAFALYPMVVKWAEEFQKLNPDVRIDVSAGGAGKGMTDVLQDMVDVAMISREIKEEEIQKGAWFIAVTKDAVLPVINSSNPVLAEIQKNGITKSQLSTLFTEGKKTTWGKLYNTKDKSNINVFNRSDACGAGEMWAKFFGKKQEDLAGTGVFGDPGIAEAVKNDVNGIGYNNVIYAYDLKSRVLYPGLAIIPIDLNENGVLDPEENFYQNLDSITNAIRTNRYPSPPARELFMVTKGKTFNPIVLAFYNWILTDGQKFIDEGGYVKLTDENIKSQIEKLK; encoded by the coding sequence ATGAAAACATTACATTTCCTTTCATTAGCATTAATATCAGCAACTTTGACATTACAGGTTTCATGTTCAAACAACACAACAGAAACAACTGATAAAAACAAATTATCTGGCAATATAAGCATAAGTGGTGCCTTTGCCTTATATCCAATGGTTGTGAAATGGGCAGAAGAATTTCAAAAGTTAAATCCTGATGTTAGAATAGATGTGTCGGCAGGTGGCGCAGGTAAAGGAATGACGGATGTACTTCAGGATATGGTTGACGTTGCCATGATTTCGAGAGAAATTAAAGAAGAAGAAATTCAAAAAGGAGCATGGTTTATTGCTGTAACAAAAGATGCTGTATTACCAGTTATTAATTCTTCAAACCCAGTTTTAGCAGAAATTCAGAAAAATGGAATAACAAAAAGTCAGTTATCTACACTTTTTACTGAAGGTAAAAAAACAACCTGGGGAAAATTATATAACACAAAAGATAAATCTAATATAAATGTATTTAACAGATCAGATGCATGTGGAGCAGGCGAAATGTGGGCAAAATTCTTTGGTAAAAAACAGGAAGATTTAGCAGGAACAGGTGTATTTGGTGATCCTGGAATTGCAGAAGCTGTAAAAAATGATGTAAATGGAATAGGATATAACAATGTAATTTATGCATACGATTTAAAAAGCAGAGTTTTGTATCCGGGGTTAGCAATAATTCCGATTGATTTAAACGAAAATGGAGTTTTAGATCCAGAAGAAAACTTTTACCAGAATCTTGATTCAATAACAAATGCTATACGCACTAACAGATATCCGTCACCACCTGCTCGCGAATTATTTATGGTAACAAAGGGTAAAACATTTAATCCAATAGTGTTGGCTTTTTACAACTGGATTTTAACAGATGGCCAGAAATTTATTGATGAAGGTGGTTATGTTAAATTAACCGACGAAAATATTAAATCACAAATTGAGAAATTAAAGTAA